The Polyangium aurulentum genomic interval CGCGCGCCTCATCATGGACCTCGAGCGCCCCGGTTTGCTCATTGGGTATGTAGGCCGACGGAAGCCGGTCCACTTCATCGGCCGGCACGTGAAATCCCGTGTCCTTCATTCCGAGCGGCTCGAAGAGGCGTTCGCGGAGAAACGTCTCGAGCGTCCCGCCCGAGGCGCGCGCGATGAGCACGCCGAGGACATCGGAGCCGGTATGGTACAACCACCCCTCGCCCGGCTGATGGAGCAGCGGCAGACGGCCGAGGCTCGCCATCCACGCGTCGGGCGCCTCCAAGGTCGGGTCTGGCGAGGGGGCGAGCCCCGCGTCCGCTATCGCTTTCTGGATCGGATACTTGCCCGGGGGGGCCATCACCGCCCCGAATCCGAGCCGGAACGTCAGCAGATCGCGCAGGCTCAGCGGCCGGCGCGCGGGCACGGTGTCGTCGAGCTGCGCGTCGATCCGCTTCAGCACCCGGCGATTGGCGAGCTCCGGCAGCAGCCGATCCACGGGCTCGTCGAGCCGCAGCTTGCACTCCTCGACCAGGATCATCGCCGCCGCGGCGACGATGGGCTTGGTCATCGAGGCGATCCGGAAGATCGCGTCGCGGCGCATGGGGGCGTTGCTCGAGGTCGCCATCACGCCGAACGCCTCGACGTGCACCTCGCCGCGCCGGCTCACCAGCGTGACGAGGCCGGGCACGTCGCCGCGCTCGACATGACCGGCCATGATCTCGCGCATGCGGCCGAGCCGCGCCTTCGAAAGACCTCCCACGCTCATCGTCTCCTCCCTCCACCGAGCCGCCTCGAGCGGCGTCGCGGACCTCCATAGCGCGGGTGCGGCGGCTCGGGAAATTTACTTCGCAACCTTCACCAGCGCGCCCGTCCGCGCCGACTCCTCGATCGCCTTGATCACCCGCATGTCCGCGAGCCCCTCCTCGCCCGGCGTGTCCGACTCCTTGCCGCTCATCACGGCCTGGGAGAAGTGGTCCATCTCCTCGGTGAAATGGTTCTTCGGCTCGATCTGGAGCTTCGTCGCGCCATCCTTGCGGCTCACGC includes:
- a CDS encoding serine hydrolase domain-containing protein; translation: MSVGGLSKARLGRMREIMAGHVERGDVPGLVTLVSRRGEVHVEAFGVMATSSNAPMRRDAIFRIASMTKPIVAAAAMILVEECKLRLDEPVDRLLPELANRRVLKRIDAQLDDTVPARRPLSLRDLLTFRLGFGAVMAPPGKYPIQKAIADAGLAPSPDPTLEAPDAWMASLGRLPLLHQPGEGWLYHTGSDVLGVLIARASGGTLETFLRERLFEPLGMKDTGFHVPADEVDRLPSAYIPNEQTGALEVHDEARGSRWTRPPVFQSGGGGLVSTVDDYLAFCQMMLNKGRHGRERILSRPSVELMTMDHLTPEQKVGAEIFFGDHLGWGFGMAVSTRRRDLISPGSFGWAGGFGTTGYSDPKEEMVGILMTQRLMTSPKTPPVYDDFWTAAYQAIDD